One Danio rerio strain Tuebingen ecotype United States chromosome 13, GRCz12tu, whole genome shotgun sequence DNA window includes the following coding sequences:
- the slc38a6 gene encoding probable sodium-coupled neutral amino acid transporter 6 (The RefSeq protein has 7 substitutions compared to this genomic sequence) — protein sequence MGRNGANHSIQTVSEYEPIGEDEERTPLLPQGVQTRGSSFMSSAFNLMNAIMGSGILGLSYAMANTGTVGFSILLLMVASLAAYSIHLLLLLCDKTGINSYEALGEKALNRPGKILVACTILIQNIGAMSSYLFILKTELPAAIIGFMRSDSETSGKWFENGVTLLILVTVIIVLPLALLPKIGFLGYTSSIAFLFMLFFTVVVVVKKWSIPCPLPINSTLSLSLNTSECTAQLFVISSKSAYAVPTMAFSFLCHTAVFPIYCELHRPTKRRMQRATNVSIFLSFVVYLISALFGYLTFYSHVGSELLLAYNTYLPRDILVMSVRLAILLAVLLTVPLIHFPARKAVLMLCRGEREFSWLSHTLSCFFILTLVLLLAIFVPDIKNVFGVVGSTTSTCLLFVYPGMFFLRISSEPIRSFNSVGAVFLLVIGLVVGVLSLSVIIVSWVQGP from the exons ATGGGGAGAAACGGCGCAAACCACAGCATACAGACGGTGAGCGAGTATGAGCCCATCGGAGAAGATGAAGAGAGAACACCGCTGTTACCGCAG GGTGTTCAGACTAGAGGTTCATCCTTCATGTCTTCTGCCTTTAATCTGATGAATGCCATCATGGGCAGTGGCATCCTGGGTCTCTCGTATGCCATGGCCAATACGGGCACCGTCGGGTTCAG tATTCTCCTGCTGATGGTTGCCAGTTTGGCTGCTTACTCTATCCATCTCCTGCTGCTCCTCTGTGACAAGACAG GGATCAACTCCTATGAAGCTCTTGGTGAAAAAGCCTTCAACAGACCTGGCAAG ATTCTGGTGGCGTGTACTATTCTTATTCAGAACATAGGCG CCATGTCCAGCTACTTGTTCATCTTGAAGACTGAATTGCCTGCTGCCATCATTGGCTTCATGAGCACTGACTCTGAGACTTCTGG AAAATGGTTTGAGAATGGCGTTACACTATTGATTTTAGTTACTGCAATTATAGTACTACCATTGGCTCTACTTCCAAAGATTG GTTTCTTGGGCTACACCAGCAGTATCGCATTCCTCTTCATGCTGTTCTTCACTGTAGTG GTGGTGGTGAAAAAATGGTCCATTCCTTGCCCGCTGCCAATTAACTCAACTTTGAGCCTG AGCTTAAATACCTCTGAGTGCACCGCACAACTGTTTGTGATCTCTAGTAAG AGCGCGTATGCCGTCCCAACAATGGCTTTCTCCTTCCTGTGCCATACAGCAGTTTTACCCATTTACTGTGAGTTACACAG acCCACCAAGAGGAGAATGCAGAGAGTGACGAATGTCAGCATCTTTCTTAGTTTTGTGGTATATCTGATCTCAGCCCTATTTGGATACCTCACCTTTTATT CACATGTTGGCTCAGAGCTGTTGTTAGCATACAACACCTATCTTCCTCTGGATATTTTGGTGATGTCAGTTCGCCTCGCAATTTTATTGGCTGTCCTGCTTACTGTGCCGCTCATTCACTTCCCA gCACGTAAAGCAGTGTTGATGTTGTGCAGAGGAGAGCGGGAGTTCTCTTGGCTCTCTCATACCCTTTCCTGTTTTTTCATCCTCACTCTTGTGCTGCTGCTTGCTATTTTTGTTCCTGACATTAAGAATGTGTTTGGTGTGGTGG GTTCTACGACCTCCACATGTTTGCTGTTTGTGTATCCAGGAATGTTTTTCTTGAGAATCAGTTCTGAGCCAATCAGATCGTTCAATTCAGTCGGG
- the trmt5 gene encoding tRNA (guanine(37)-N(1))-methyltransferase isoform X1, whose translation MEVLAGESNMVAKVRENGVLYEFDFSRVYWNPRLSTEHERIVSLLHRGDTVVDVFAGVGPFAIPAARRGCAVLANDLNPESFRWLQHNAKLNKVDQKITTSNLDGRDFIRGPVRERLPALMKGSQKIHVVMNLPALALEFLDAFKGLLDPEPDQSLSNLPQVHCYGFSKENDPQRDVVERAEASLKTNLQGQCSVHLVRNVAPNKEMMCVSFTLPRGVLYKTHTQDRDTSEEPCPKKQKCEDSTN comes from the exons ATGGAGGTTTTGGCTGGAGAGAGTAACATGGTGGCAAAG GTACGTGAAAATGGGGTATTATACGAGTTTGATTTCTCTCGTGTGTACTGGAACCCTCGACTGAGCACCGAACACGAGCGTATAGTTTCCCTCCTTCATCGAGGTGATACTGTAGTGGATGTTTTCGCGGGAGTCGGTCCGTTTGCCATCCCAGCAGCTCGTCGAGGCTGTGCGGTCCTCGCTAACGACTTAAACCCAGAGTCCTTTCGTTGGCTCCAGCACAATGCAAAGCTCAACAAGGTTGACCAAAAAATAACAACATCTAACTTGGATGGACGGGACTTTATCCGGGGGCCGGTCAGGGAGCGACTGCCTGCTCTAATGAAGGGATCACAAAAGATACATGTGGTGATGAACCTTCCTGCTTTGGCTCTTGAGTTCCTTGATGCTTTCAAGGGTTTACTGGACCCAGAACCAGACCAGAGTCTCTCTAACCTGCCTCAGGTGCACTGTTATGGGTTCTCCAAAGAGAATGATCCTCAGCGGGACGTAGTGGAGCGAGCAGAGGCCAGTTTAAAGACTAATCTGCAAGGACAGTGCTCCGTGCATCTGGTGAGGAACGTGGCACCTAATAAGGAGATGATGTGTGTGAGTTTTACTCTGCCGAGGGGAGTCCTGTACAAAACACACACCCAAGACAGAG ACACTTCAGAAGAGCCATGTCCTAAAAAACAGAAGTGTGAAGATTCAACGAACTGA
- the trmt5 gene encoding tRNA (guanine(37)-N(1))-methyltransferase, translating into MAAVWRRSARLFILLQRHHSCTFTSQNLNHFMRSQKVMTDQSQTDLGLFKPPSTVRGMTELDRSAFNQTVSVPAIRLPTNILNKAVKSLKKVALQRPGLKRVVEEHSEDGNADCGNIEHRLLLLDPNSITSSDSFGSDEAEALKAYSVPQEIQSYELKLTYENFKSEEILRAVLPEGQGVTSGFSRVGHIAHMNLREHQLPYRKLIGQVIIDKNPGITCVVNKTNTIDSTYRNFQMEVLAGESNMVAKVRENGVLYEFDFSRVYWNPRLSTEHERIVSLLHRGDTVVDVFAGVGPFAIPAARRGCAVLANDLNPESFRWLQHNAKLNKVDQKITTSNLDGRDFIRGPVRERLPALMKGSQKIHVVMNLPALALEFLDAFKGLLDPEPDQSLSNLPQVHCYGFSKENDPQRDVVERAEASLKTNLQGQCSVHLVRNVAPNKEMMCVSFTLPRGVLYKTHTQDRDTSEEPCPKKQKCEDSTN; encoded by the exons ATGGCAGCAGTGTGGAGAAG ATCTGCCAGACTTTTCATCCTCCTGCAGAGACATCACAGTTGTACATTTACATCTCagaatttaaaccattttatgAGGTCTCAGAAagtcatgactgaccaatcacagaCCGATCTGGGCCTCTTCAAGCCCCCTTCCACTGTACGGGGCATGACAGAACTGGACCGCTCTGCTTTCAATCAGACAGTGAGCGTTCCCGCCATACGGTTACCAACCAACATTCTCAACAAAGCAGTGAAAAGTTTGAAGAAAGTGGCATTACAGAGGCCAGGACTCAAGCGTGTTGTGGAGGAACACAGTGAAGATGGAAATGCAGACTGTGGTAATATTGAACATCGGCTGCTGTTATTGGACCCAAACAGCATTACATCTTCAGACTCGTTTGGCAGTGATGAGGCAGAAGCTCTGAAAGCTTATAGCGTGCCTCAGGAGATCCAGAGCTATGAACTGAAACTCACCTATGAGAACTTTAAAAGCGAAGAGATTTTGCGAGCTGTTCTTCCTGAAGGACAGGGTGTGACATCAGGATTTAGCAGAGTGGGCCACATTGCCCATATGAACCTGAGAGAACATCAGCTACCCTACAGAAAACTGATCG GTCAAGTGATCATAGATAAAAACCCTGGCATCACCTGTGTGGTCAACAAAACCAACACCATTGACTCCACATACAGGAACTTCCAAATGGAGGTTTTGGCTGGAGAGAGTAACATGGTGGCAAAG GTACGTGAAAATGGGGTATTATACGAGTTTGATTTCTCTCGTGTGTACTGGAACCCTCGACTGAGCACCGAACACGAGCGTATAGTTTCCCTCCTTCATCGAGGTGATACTGTAGTGGATGTTTTCGCGGGAGTCGGTCCGTTTGCCATCCCAGCAGCTCGTCGAGGCTGTGCGGTCCTCGCTAACGACTTAAACCCAGAGTCCTTTCGTTGGCTCCAGCACAATGCAAAGCTCAACAAGGTTGACCAAAAAATAACAACATCTAACTTGGATGGACGGGACTTTATCCGGGGGCCGGTCAGGGAGCGACTGCCTGCTCTAATGAAGGGATCACAAAAGATACATGTGGTGATGAACCTTCCTGCTTTGGCTCTTGAGTTCCTTGATGCTTTCAAGGGTTTACTGGACCCAGAACCAGACCAGAGTCTCTCTAACCTGCCTCAGGTGCACTGTTATGGGTTCTCCAAAGAGAATGATCCTCAGCGGGACGTAGTGGAGCGAGCAGAGGCCAGTTTAAAGACTAATCTGCAAGGACAGTGCTCCGTGCATCTGGTGAGGAACGTGGCACCTAATAAGGAGATGATGTGTGTGAGTTTTACTCTGCCGAGGGGAGTCCTGTACAAAACACACACCCAAGACAGAG ACACTTCAGAAGAGCCATGTCCTAAAAAACAGAAGTGTGAAGATTCAACGAACTGA